The window GGGCGGCCCTTGGAGAACAGCTTGAAATGCAGCTGATTTCTCTTGCCCAGAGTGGAAGGCTCCAGTCTCAAATAGATGATGAACAGCTGAAATCACTCCTGATGCGGATGCAGCCAGCTAAACGCAAGACGTCCATAACCCGGGTTTAAGCACAATGAAAGTCTCAGTCCTCTTTAGTGGAGGTAAGGACAGTTCACTCTCTGCCCTTTTGCTGGAACCATTTTTTGAGGTTGAACTCGTAACCTGTAACTTCGGATTGCTCCCTACAGGAGAAATCGCAGCAAAAACTGCTGAAGAGTTACATTTTCCACACAGGATCCTTTCTCTTGAGCGAGAAATCCTGGAAAAGGCATACGAGATGATCCTGAAAGAAGGGTTTCCGAAAAGCGCGATCAATTATATCCACGAAAGAGCTGTCGAAACTCTTGCTCTGGATCCGGCAGTAAAATTGATTGCTGACGGAACCAGACGGGATGACAGGGTCCCGGTGCTTTCGATCTCACAGGTGAGAAGCATTGAAGACCGGCTGGGAGTACAGTATTCCTGCCCCCTTAAAGGATACGGCAAAAAAGTCGTGGATTCTCTTGTCGGATGTTACCTGAATGTAGAACAGGGTCCGAGTGAGAGTACCCAGAAAGCAGATTATGAAACAGAACTCAGAGAGTTAATCCGGCAGAGACAGGGAGAAGAGAAAATCAAGGAACTATTCCCTGTTCATTTCCAGTCCCATGTGCTTTCAAGGAAGAAACGTCTTTGAAAAAAGAAGCAGATGCGTTTGAAAACTGGAAGCCTCCTGAGGGAAGATTCTGGAAAAATCAAGGAACTATTCCCTGTTCATTTCCAGTCCCATGTGCTTTCAAGGAAGAAACGTCTTTGAAAAAAGAAGCAGATGCGTTTGAAAACTGGAAGCCTCCTGAGGGAAGATTCTGGAATAAAGATTTATACAATAATCGAGTTATATTCAACCCCTATACTACTGCTGCAGATTAACCACGGAATATCATAGAATTTACAGGATATTGTTTTTACAGACCTGCCGATTCATTCCGGCATGATAGAGCCGCAATTACGTAAGGGTTAAAATCTCAATCAGCTAATTATCGGATATAACTGTAAATAACAGAATCAGATTACAGGTCAACAGGTGTGGTCCACTTGAGTCATAACATGAAAGGACAGAAGATGCGTCTTGCAAAGGCGCACAAACAGAATACGCGAGTCCCAGTATGGGTTATTGTAAAAACTAACCGGAAGGTAGTGAGTCATCCCAGGCGCAGACACTGGAGAAGAAGAAGTCTGGATGTAAAATAAGCGAGGATGGTGGGATAAAATGGCAGACGACATGGTTAAAGAACAGATATATACTATTCCCCTCAGAGCAGCGAGGAAAGTCCCTATATGGAAAAGAGCCAACAGGGCAGTTATTGAAGTACGGAAATATCTCGTAAGGCACATGAAAACCGAACTGACGCAGGTTAAACTGGACAAAACCATTAATGAACGTCTCTGGGAAAGGGGCTGTGAAAAGCCACCTCTTTCAATCCGGGTACGGGCTGTGAAATTCGCAGATGGTGAAGTACAGGTAGAACTTGCCCAGTAAATATATACCATATATAGATACCATATAAAGCGAAAAGTCAAAGAATATGATACGAACAGTGGATATATACGATACCCCGATTATCGGGGTATTTTCAACCTGTACCGAAAATATTGCCCTCGTTCCCCCTATGACAAACCCTGAGGTCTGCACTATACTCGAAGAAGTGCTGGACGTAAGAGTCATCGAGACTCTTATAAATGGAAGCATTGTAGTGGGAGCCCTTTCAAGAGGCAACTCAAATGGTTTTCTGCTTCCATATGGGTCCGATGTTGAAGAGCTGCAGAGACTCACAGGCGTTCCTGCAGGCACCCTTCCGGACAGGCTGAATGCAATTGGAAACATTGTGCTTGCGAACGATTCCGCAGCCCTTGTGCACCCCGATATGTCAGATATGGCTCTGGAAGCCATTACCAGGATCCTCAAGGTGGACGTTTACAGAGGAACAATTGCCGGGATTAAAAATGTAGGGATGGCAGGAATCGTTACAAATAAAGGGCTTCTGGTACACCCAAAAGTGACAGCTTCGGAAAGAGAATCTCTGGAAAAGATCTTCGGACTTCAGGTAAACGTAGGGACTACTAACTTTGGAACCCAGATGCTTGGCTCAGGCGTACTCGCGAACTCAAAGAACTTTGTAGCAGGCTCCGAAACAACAGGTCCCGAACTCGGGAGAATTGAAGATGCTCTTGGATTCCTGGAGTGAGCATTATATCATCCATCTGTTCCAGAACAATGTTACAGCAAGAGAGTGGTAATGATGAAGAGTTTTATTGTTAAAGGCAAATTTAAAGCAGGAAACGCCTGGGAAAACTTCACAAAGACAGTGGAGAGCCAGAACGAAAAGAATGCAACCGATAAGACCTATTCGATCTTCGGAAGCAAGCACAGAGTTAAAAGAAACCAGATCCAGATCGAAAGCGTAGCTGAGGAGTGAAGGATATGGCAGAAGTCAGTGAGGAGATCAGGAATCTGGCAGCCAGGCATCAGGAATTTCAGAGGCAGGCTGAAGCGCTTAAGCAGGAGATGAGCATGGTAAAGGCTTCCGTTTCCAGCTGCGATCAGACCATTGTAACAATAAATGAGCTGAAGGCAGCGTCAGAAGCAGGCAAGGCTGCGGAAACAATGGTTCCGGTAGGTTTTGGTTCTTATGTTTATGCTGAAGTCAAAAACGCAAATCGGGTCATTGTAAATCTTGGAGCAGGCTTCAGTGCAGAGGAAACTGCAGAGGAAGCTATCGAAACTCTGAACCGTCGCAAAGAGCAGCTTACGAAAATATTTGAACAGATGAATGCTTCACTGACTCAATTCGTACAGGGAATGCAGACCCTTGAAGCAGAAGCTGCAAAACTTCAACCTGGCCAGGCATGAGAAAAGCCCTGGCTCGGGCACAGATAATGGATTTGAGTAATTCAAAAACCGATTTAAGAATCGAATAATATCATCAACTCTAATTATTTCATCAACTCTAATTATTTCATCAACTCTAATTGTCTCAATAACTTCAATTACCTCACTAATTGCCTCACTAATATCAATTACCTTACTAATATCAATTACCTCACTAATTACCGAACTAAAATCGATTACCTAAATAAAATCGATTACCTAAATAAAACCGATTACCCAGATAATTTCAATTACTTCATTGAACTTTAATTCCCTATTTTTTACTGAATCTTTTCGGGATGGATCCTGTGTTCAACAAATTTAAAGAGAAACTTGGGAGTTTTAAGAAGGCGCTCAGCAAAACGATTGATGAAAAGGCAGTAGAAGTCGAACCAGTAGTCGTTGAGCAAGTGTCTGAAAGCGAAGAAGACCTCGAAGAGGAAATTGAGCCGATAATTGAGGAAAGTACCCTCGATGCCGTCCTGAAAGAAGAAAGTCCCGAAGCCGAAACGGTTACTGCTTCTTTGGGGAACGCCCATATTCCGATAGAAGATCTGAAGAAGGCTGAATACAGGAAAAAGGTTGAAGAGAGAAAAAGGGCTGAAGAGAAAAAGAGGGCTGAAGAGAAAAAAGTAGAGGAAGAAAAGCCCCCCGAAGAGAAAAAGTCTTTTTTCAAAAAGGTCGTCCCGAAAGTAGGGTTTGCTCAGAAAGCTAAAGCCCTTGTTTTTAATAGAGAAGTCTATCTGGATAGCAAGGATCTTGAAGAGCCGATGTGGGAGCTTGAAATGGGTCTCCTGGAAAGTGACCTTGCACTCTCGGTTTCCGAGGCTATTGTTGAGTCTGTGAAAAAACAGCTCACAGGCACTACAAAGAGGATTGGAAGCAATACCGGAGAAATAGTTGAGGCAGCCCTGAGGAAATCTATCCTTGATGTTGTATCTGCCAATACCTTTGATTTTGATGATTATGTAAAAAACAGGCAAAAGCCAGTTCATATCGTCTTTGTGGGGATTAACGGAACCGGAAAAACAACATCCATTTCAAAGATGACGCACAGACTGCTTAAATCGGGTTATTCCGTAGTTCTTGCTGCAGGAGACACATTCAGGGCAGGCGCTATTGACCAGCTGGGAATTCATGCAAGCCGGCTTGGAGTAAATATGATAAAGCACCAGGCTGGAGCCGACCCTGCAGCTGTTATATATGATGCTGTCCAGTATGCAAAAGCCCATAAAATCGATTTTGTGCTCTCTGACACGGCTGGCCGCATGCACACAAACATGAACCTTATGGCACAGATGGAGAAGATCTGCAGAGTAAGCTCTCCGGACCTTATAATCTTCGTGGACGAAGCCGTAGCCGGAAACGATGCAGTCGAAAGGGCTGCCCAGTTTAATGAGGCTGTCCCGATTGACGGGTCTATCCTGACAAAAATAGATGCAGATTCCAAAGGAGGAGCTGCCATATCCATTGCTTACATTACAGGCAAACCGATTCTCTTTTTCGGGATGGGGCAGGGCTACGAAGACCTGAAAAAATTCGATCCCGAATGGTTTGTGGACCAGCTTTTCAACCAGTGAAAATCACTCAAGCAACAAGTTATCAGAAAATTGAAGAGTTCCCGGAAAAGAAAGAAAAACTTCCAGACCTGGGAGTTTCTAATTTTTAAGGCTCTTCAGGAATTATAATCCAGGCCATAATATAACCAGGTATTCCAATACCTTCCAGGGAAAGGAGCACCCATAAAAGCCGTATAATCGTAGGGTCTACACCAAGGTATTCGCCTATGCCCCCACATACACCGGCAATGAGCCTGTTCTTCTTTGACCTGTACAGTTTCTTCATATGGCTCCTCCACCCCAAGAAAACACTCTAAGTTACCTGAAAAACATCCAATAATCTAATTATACCGGGTTCCCGGATTTTGACTCTGTTCCAAAATCTAGTGATTTTTGCATTTCGTGATTGAAAGTTTGAGTTCGCAAGAAGAATCCAGTCTTTAATCAAAATCAATATTCGAGATCTAAAGACTTCGATCCAAAAGTTTTATCACAAGAATTGTAGCTAATTATGAAATCTAGTGATTTTTAATTTTACATTCATCACTGGATTTTGGTACTGAGTCCGGATTTTTCCCTGATATAATAAATTGATTACATAAGATTTATAAGTGACTCTCCAATAAGTGCCTCTCCATTTTATTGATTTTGTCGAAATTTCCCGAAATATCAGGATTTAAACTTAATCCGTGAATCAGGACTGAATTTGATATCAGATACTTACCCATTCACTCGTTATCTCTTCAAATAACAGGTTTTCCCCGACAGTCCGCACATACACCCTGAAAGTCTTGCCTCCGGGAACCCTGAGACCTTTTGCAGAAAACTGGTAAGCTTCTTCCGGCTCCACATTTACAGGATCGCTTTCTACCTGGTCCCATGCACTGCTTCCATTATCAGCCTGAAGAGCAACATAAATGGTGGTATTTTCAGCTAATTCGGAACCCACATTTCTCAGGGTAACATTAACGTCCACCATCCCTTCTTTTTTTGAGTACTCACACTTAGCACTGAAATCAAGATTAACAAGGGGTCTTCTGTACACAGGGATGATCTGAACAGGCTCGTCCTGAAACTCTTCAGGCATCTCCCCTATCTGCCAGTTGTTTCCCGTAGTTTCCAGATAGTAGTAGTGATTGTTATTATATTCGAAACTCCTGCCGTCCAATTCAGGGTCACACTTTATTCCAAGAGCCATATGCTCCGGGAGTTCAAGGAGGACGACATCGTAGCCCATTTCCTGCAGGATTGCTACGGAAAGGATGGAGGTATCCTCACAGTCTCCACCGTTATCATAGAGAGTTTCATAAGGAAAACGGGGGTACTGGTCATATCCGGAACTTGCAAGATCTGAGGTATAATTAAGGGATTGGATAAAAGAAACACAAAGCCCCGGTACTTTATTATCTTCAAGCCCATACTCTTTTGAAAGGGAAAAAAGAGTATCTGCAATATTTTTAATTAGCCAGTCATCATAAGGGTCAGAAGCAAAAAGGTCATAGTCCCTTTTGCGTGTCCTTGACTTATACGTATCATATAACTTATCGTCAAGCAGTAAAGTAAGATGCCATTTGTAGCCTTCATATTTCCATGAGTAAGTCCGGGATGATTTCCCTGGCGCTATGGATTCTTCCGAAACAAGGCTGCTGAAAGGTTCTAAAGTCTTATTCTCTGCTCCAGACAGATCCTTCTGTATTTCTTTGTTGCCAGAAGCTTCAGATACCTCAGAAAAAGGCCAGAAGAAAAAAACCCCGGCCAGATAAACGAGTAAGAAAAGAAAAATCAGTTTAGCTTTAGCTTTCATGATCAATGCCCATCCAGAAACATCTTAATAAAAACTTATTTCCAGAGATCATCTCTTAAGTGAGATTCTATAGGATTCAGTTCCATTAGATCTTCAGGATACGGTTCGAAAAAGGTCTGATGCATAAGGTAGTCGTTCTCAAACCGTACTATCCAGAACCTGATTGTATTTATTGCAGGACAAAGGGAAACCTTTCCTTCCCTGTACTTCTGGACCCAGTCTAAAAACAGTGCCTTCTCACGGCTCAAAAGTTCATCCGAAAAGTACCCGAATGCGTGCATTAACACATTGATGTTTGAGGTGTATCTGGGAGCACGAGAGAGAGCTTTGTACAGGTGATCCTCATATTCGGAGGCTAGCTGTTCGAAGGGTGTGCCTTCTCTATTTGCGGCAATCCCCCCTAATGTACGGAGCTCTACCTGGCTGTAAGCCATTAGAAGTAATTTGTTCTCCTTATGGAAGCTTATCAGATCCTTCATACTACCTTCAGATTTTACGTTTCGAAAAGCGGCAAATGTAAAAAGTTTTGTTAGAAAGTGTTCTTTTATCCGTACATTCCGGAGCCTGCCTTCATCCTCAGTAGGGAGGAGAGGGTATTTATCCAGAACTGCGCCTCCGAAGTACCCTGAAGTTTTCCCAACTGCCCCCCTTCCCTCAGCAGACGAGTAAATCTTCACGTCCTTGAACCCGCAGGAGGGAGACCTGAATTTCAGGATGAAACCGTCCACATTTTCTATAGAGTCAAGGAAACGGGTGCAGAATGTTTTCATATCCTCAGTGACATCCTTCCCACTGGAGGGTTGAACAAGCCTGTGTTCTCCTCTGTCAAGGACTATTCTCACCGGCTTTCTCGGAACTCCTAGCCCGATCTCTACTTCTGCACAGACCGGCAAAAAATCAACATACTCCTTAAGTTTTGCCACAACAGGGCTACTAATCATATCTCCATTATATCGGCAGTGATCGAATTCAAGGCACCTGCTGACAACGACCTTCGGCCTGGAAAATTCTCTCATTTAACCCCCATATAAAATGTATTTGCTTGCATAAATTGTTTTACAGGCAAAAAGAAGCATGAGAGGTATTCAGGAAATAAGCTAAAATATTATAAAAAAGACGGCCCCTCTTCAAATTATATGAGAAAAAGTAAGTTTCACATATTGAATCAAAACCACGCCCAGGAAAAATGTGGTTTTCACTTCGGGATATAGTGAAATAAATAGATAAGATACATATAAATATCTTAATTGGAGATTTTATTTAGGGGAACATTATGGCGGACATTTTGAGGGAATCACCGGCTATTTATAGTGGCCAAATCGATATATTAGAAAATTTGGAAATATAGGTAGTTGCGGTGTGTATACAACGTAGAACTTTTTTATAGAAACGCCGGTAAAAAAGTATTTATTCGAAACCGCCAAATAAGGAAGTGTGCGGACAGCTATGCAGTATGCTGCCCTATAAGCCCGGAAAAAGCTACTGCAAACTATTCAAATAGAGTTCTGAAAGTCACTGTGCCTTATCAGCAACCGCTTGAAAAGGCAGTGGATGTAACGATTGAGTAAACAGATATTTGATACAGTCAAGTTGCATAATTTTTCCATGAGGGGGAGCATTTAATGGAAAATCTCATACCCAGGATAATAAAGACCCCGATTATTGCCATGTATCACGATGATGAACATGAAAACCTTACAATCGAGGTTGAACTTCCGGATGTCATGAATGAACATATAACTCTGTTAATGCATGAAAACAGCTATTACATTAAAGCCTACAGTGAAACTGTTGAATATCTGGGATCTTTTTTTCTGGACGGACCTGTAGACCCGGAAAAGGCTATTGCAGTGAACAATAATGGAATGCTCACCATAAAAGTCCCCTATAAAGGAGGATTTGTTTGTGCAAAGTATGTTCCGATAGAGTGAAAAACTTGAAGATCGCAAAAAATGCCGTAAAGAGAGAAAAAAAACCCGAAAAAACTTAATTTTATATCCAATCAATTTTTATTAGATTTAATTTGAATGGAAAAATACTATTTTATCAGTTTTTACAGAAAAAGGAGATACTATGAAAATTGTTAAGTGCGGCGATCTGGGGTTCAAGTGCAACTTTATGGCTGCTGGTAATAAGCTGGAAGAAGTCGAAAAAGCTATGTTTGACCATATAGAAAAGGAACATAAAGAAGAACTTGATAAGATGACCGAAGATGACATTAACCATCTAAAGCATCGTGTATCAACCCTTCTAGGAAGAAGCTGCGGTTGCGGTGCTCTCCATACTGATAACCTTTAACTCAATATTTACCCGGGTTTTCCCGGTACATACTTTTTTTCAGAATTTTTTGTGACCTGGTTTTTTATGACCTGGTTTTTTACGAATATAGTTCAGTAAAAAACTGAGTTCTGGCTAAGCCATCCCCTCAAACAACAAATTCAATCCTTACCTGAAATATTACTCATGAGAATATACAGTTACTGATTAAGAACCCAGATCTGGTAATTAAGCAGCATTGCAAAACTGACCCAGAAAAGGTAAGGAATAAGGAGATAGGAAGCTGCTTTTGAAATTTTCCAGAACTGTATAGCAGTCAGCAGGATTGCAAGCCAGAGCAGGAGAATCTCAAGAAAGGCATAATAAGGAGACTGAAGTCCGAAGAACAGGAAAGACCAGAGTATGTTAAGGCCCAGCTGTAATCCGAAAAGGAAAATACCCACTTTGACTTCTTTTTGCTGCAGCCTCTTTTCCCACACAAGGTAAAGGGAGATTCCCATAAGCGCATAAAGTGTTGTCCAGGCAGGGAAAAAGATCCAGGAGGGAGGATTGAAAACCGGCTTTTCAAGCAAAAGATACCAGCTTTCAAGAGAAGAAGATGTAAATATAGCACCAATTGCCCCCGCGAACTGGCAGATAATTATGGAGACAAGAAGCCTGAAGACATTTACTTTCTGAGACATATAAAACCCCGAAGAGATATTGTCCTTTAATAATAAATAATTATAAGATAGAATTTACATTTCGACCCCCCCTTCAAAATAAAACATAATTTATTTTTTTACAATTT is drawn from Methanosarcina lacustris Z-7289 and contains these coding sequences:
- a CDS encoding 50S ribosomal protein L31e, which encodes MADDMVKEQIYTIPLRAARKVPIWKRANRAVIEVRKYLVRHMKTELTQVKLDKTINERLWERGCEKPPLSIRVRAVKFADGEVQVELAQ
- a CDS encoding PspC domain-containing protein, which encodes MKKLYRSKKNRLIAGVCGGIGEYLGVDPTIIRLLWVLLSLEGIGIPGYIMAWIIIPEEP
- a CDS encoding YbgA family protein, with translation MREFSRPKVVVSRCLEFDHCRYNGDMISSPVVAKLKEYVDFLPVCAEVEIGLGVPRKPVRIVLDRGEHRLVQPSSGKDVTEDMKTFCTRFLDSIENVDGFILKFRSPSCGFKDVKIYSSAEGRGAVGKTSGYFGGAVLDKYPLLPTEDEGRLRNVRIKEHFLTKLFTFAAFRNVKSEGSMKDLISFHKENKLLLMAYSQVELRTLGGIAANREGTPFEQLASEYEDHLYKALSRAPRYTSNINVLMHAFGYFSDELLSREKALFLDWVQKYREGKVSLCPAINTIRFWIVRFENDYLMHQTFFEPYPEDLMELNPIESHLRDDLWK
- a CDS encoding 50S ribosomal protein L39e, which translates into the protein MSHNMKGQKMRLAKAHKQNTRVPVWVIVKTNRKVVSHPRRRHWRRRSLDVK
- the pfdA gene encoding prefoldin subunit alpha, producing the protein MAEVSEEIRNLAARHQEFQRQAEALKQEMSMVKASVSSCDQTIVTINELKAASEAGKAAETMVPVGFGSYVYAEVKNANRVIVNLGAGFSAEETAEEAIETLNRRKEQLTKIFEQMNASLTQFVQGMQTLEAEAAKLQPGQA
- a CDS encoding translation initiation factor IF-6; its protein translation is MIRTVDIYDTPIIGVFSTCTENIALVPPMTNPEVCTILEEVLDVRVIETLINGSIVVGALSRGNSNGFLLPYGSDVEELQRLTGVPAGTLPDRLNAIGNIVLANDSAALVHPDMSDMALEAITRILKVDVYRGTIAGIKNVGMAGIVTNKGLLVHPKVTASERESLEKIFGLQVNVGTTNFGTQMLGSGVLANSKNFVAGSETTGPELGRIEDALGFLE
- the rpl18a gene encoding 50S ribosomal protein L18Ae, translated to MKSFIVKGKFKAGNAWENFTKTVESQNEKNATDKTYSIFGSKHRVKRNQIQIESVAEE
- a CDS encoding Hsp20/alpha crystallin family protein, whose amino-acid sequence is MENLIPRIIKTPIIAMYHDDEHENLTIEVELPDVMNEHITLLMHENSYYIKAYSETVEYLGSFFLDGPVDPEKAIAVNNNGMLTIKVPYKGGFVCAKYVPIE
- a CDS encoding DUF1059 domain-containing protein, which codes for MKIVKCGDLGFKCNFMAAGNKLEEVEKAMFDHIEKEHKEELDKMTEDDINHLKHRVSTLLGRSCGCGALHTDNL
- a CDS encoding DUF7411 family protein, which translates into the protein MKVSVLFSGGKDSSLSALLLEPFFEVELVTCNFGLLPTGEIAAKTAEELHFPHRILSLEREILEKAYEMILKEGFPKSAINYIHERAVETLALDPAVKLIADGTRRDDRVPVLSISQVRSIEDRLGVQYSCPLKGYGKKVVDSLVGCYLNVEQGPSESTQKADYETELRELIRQRQGEEKIKELFPVHFQSHVLSRKKRL
- the ftsY gene encoding signal recognition particle-docking protein FtsY, producing the protein MFNKFKEKLGSFKKALSKTIDEKAVEVEPVVVEQVSESEEDLEEEIEPIIEESTLDAVLKEESPEAETVTASLGNAHIPIEDLKKAEYRKKVEERKRAEEKKRAEEKKVEEEKPPEEKKSFFKKVVPKVGFAQKAKALVFNREVYLDSKDLEEPMWELEMGLLESDLALSVSEAIVESVKKQLTGTTKRIGSNTGEIVEAALRKSILDVVSANTFDFDDYVKNRQKPVHIVFVGINGTGKTTSISKMTHRLLKSGYSVVLAAGDTFRAGAIDQLGIHASRLGVNMIKHQAGADPAAVIYDAVQYAKAHKIDFVLSDTAGRMHTNMNLMAQMEKICRVSSPDLIIFVDEAVAGNDAVERAAQFNEAVPIDGSILTKIDADSKGGAAISIAYITGKPILFFGMGQGYEDLKKFDPEWFVDQLFNQ
- a CDS encoding TspO/MBR family protein gives rise to the protein MSQKVNVFRLLVSIIICQFAGAIGAIFTSSSLESWYLLLEKPVFNPPSWIFFPAWTTLYALMGISLYLVWEKRLQQKEVKVGIFLFGLQLGLNILWSFLFFGLQSPYYAFLEILLLWLAILLTAIQFWKISKAASYLLIPYLFWVSFAMLLNYQIWVLNQ